Proteins encoded in a region of the Fusarium falciforme chromosome 6, complete sequence genome:
- a CDS encoding Beta-glucosidase yields the protein MADFNVEEVLKKLTLADKVALLAGVDFWHTKALPDHGVPSIRVSDGPNGVRGTKFFNGIPAACFPCGTGLGATFNQELLEEAGKKMGEEAIGKSAHVILGPTINMQRSPLGGRGFESIGEDPFLAGLGAAAIVRGIQSTGVQATVKHFVCNDQEHKRMNVQAIVTERALREIYALPFQLTVRDVKPGAFMTAYNGVNGVSCSENPKLLNDLLRKEWGWEGLVMSDWWGTYSASDAAKAGLDLEMPGPTRWRGDVLNFAAATEKVWGHVIDERARQVLKFVKKCAASGIPENGPEKTLNTPETAALLRKIGNESIVLLKNEKNVLPLAKDKKTLVIGPNAKVATYHGGGSASLAAYYAVTPYDGITEKLGSAPAYTVGAYTHKLLPLLGDQTKGPDGKFGMSWKVFNQPPSVSAREPVQELWLTKTEMHLVDFYSDKVEDLWYADLEGTLQVEEDATYEFGLIVSGTAKLYVNGDLVVDNATKQYPGEAFFGTATREELGRMDLKKGEKYQVKVEFASAPSFTLKFDNPVAGHGSLRVGACKVIDAQKEIEHSVALAKEHDQVIICGGLNADWETEGSDRASMKLPGVLDELITAVSAANPNTAVVMQTGTPEEMPWLDDVPAVIQAWYGGNETGNSIADILFGDANPSGKLSLSFPKRLTDVPAFLNFRTEAGRTLYGEDIYLGYRYYEFADREVNFPFGHGLSYTTFAFSDLAVSSTEGKLTASFKVRNTGSIRGAEVAQLYVKPLQAAKVNRPVKELKGFAKIELDAGAEQAVTISELEKYAAAYFDEERDQWCVEAGEYEVIISDSSVVGDKALKGTFKVDETYWWSGI from the exons ATGGCCGATTTCAACGTTGAGGAggtcctcaagaagctcacgCTCGCAGACAAGGTCGCTCTGCTTGCAG GTGTCGACTTTTGGCACACCAAGGCCCTTCCCGACCATGGGGTTCCCTCCATTCGTGTCTCAGATGGTCCCAATGGCGTGAGAGGAACCAAGTTCTTCAACGGCATCCCCGCAGCATGCTTCCCCTGTGGTACCGGCCTTGGTGCTACCTTTAACCAGGAGCTGCTCGAGGAAGCAGGAAAGAAGATGGGTGAGGAAGCCATCGGGAAGAGCGCGCATGTCATTCTGGGCCCAACCATTAACATGCAACGCTCTCCCCTCGGCGGACGTGGCTTCGAGTCTATTGGCGAAGACCCCTTCCTCGCTGGTCTCGGCGCCGCTGCCATCGTCAGGGGTATCCAGAGCACAGGTGTTCAGGCTACTGTCAAGCACTTTGTCTGCAACGACCAAGAACACAAGCGCATGAACGTTCAGGCCATCGTCACCGAGCGCGCCCTCCGCGAGATCTAtgcccttcccttccaaCTTACCGTGCGAGACGTCAAGCCCGGCGCCTTCATGACGGCCTACAACGGCGTCAACGGAGTCTCGTGCAGTGAGAATCCCAAGCTACTCAACGATCTCCTCCGAAAGGAATGGGGTTGGGAGGGTCTTGTCATGAGCGATTGGTGGGGAACTTACAGTGCCTCTGATGCCGCCAAAGCTGGTCTGGACCTTGAGATGCCTGGCCCTACCCGTTGGCGAGGTGATGTCCTCAACTTTGCCGCTGCCACTGAGAAGGTCTGGGGGCATGTCATTGACGAGCGTGCCCGACAAGTGCTCAAGTTTGTGAAGAAGTGTGCCGCTTCTGGTATCCCTGAGAACGGACCGGAGAAAACGCTCAACACCCCCGAGACAGCGGCTCTTCTGCGCAAGATCGGAAACGAGAGTATCGTCCTCCTTAAGAACGAGAAGAATGTTCTTCCCCTCgcaaaggacaagaagactCTCGTCATTGGCCCTAACGCCAAGGTCGCGACTTACCACGGTGGTGGCTCTGCCTCGCTCGCTGCCTACTACGCTGTCACCCCTTACGATGGCATCACTGAGAAGCTTGGCAGCGCTCCAGCCTACACTGTCGGCGCATACACCCACAAGCTGCTGCCCCTTCTGGGAGACCAGACCAAGGGTCCTGACGGCAAGTTTGGCATGAGCTGGAAGGTGTTCAACCAGCCTCCTAGCGTGTCTGCTCGTGAGCCTGTCCAAGAGCTCTGGCTGACCAAGACGGAGATGCATCTCGTCGACTTTTACAGCGACAAGGTCGAGGATCTTTGGTACGCCGACCTCGAGGGCACCCTCCAAGTCGAGGAGGACGCGACCTACGAGTTTGGCCTCATTGTGTCTGGAACCGCAAAGCTCTATGTCAACGGCGACCTCGTCGTCGACAACGCTACCAAGCAGTACCCCGGCGAAGCCTTCTTCGGTACCGCCACCCGCGAGGAGCTCGGCCGCATGGAcctcaagaagggcgagaagTATCAAGTCAAGGTCGAGTTCGCCTCGGCGCCTAGCTTTACCCTCAAGTTCGACAACCCCGTCGCCGGTCACGGCTCCCTGCGCGTGGGTGCCTGCAAGGTGATTGACGCCcagaaggagattgagcACTCCGTCGCTCTCGCCAAGGAGCACGACCAGGTCATCATCTGCGGTGGTCTGAATGCGGACTGGGAGACTGAGGGCTCGGACCGCGCGAGCATGAAGCTCCCTGGTGTGCTGGACGAGCTCATCACTGCCGTCTCAGCTGCGAACCCCAACACCGCGGTCGTCATGCAGACGGGAACCCCTGAGGAGATGCCCTGGCTCGATGATGTTCCTGCTGTGATCCAGGCCTGGTACGGTGGCAACGAGACGGGTAACTCGATTGCTGACATCCTCTTTGGAGACGCCAACCCCTCTGGCAAGCTGTCCCTCAGCTTCCCCAAGCGTCTCACCGACGTCCCAGCCTTCCTCAACTTCCGCACCGAGGCAGGCCGGACGCTCTACGGCGAGGACATCTACCTGGGATACCGATACTACGAGTTTGCCGACCGCGAGGTCAACTTCCCCTTCGGCCACGGCCTCTCCTACACAACCTTTGCCTTCTCAGACCTCGCCGTCTCTTCCACCGAGGGCAAGCTCACCGCAAGCTTCAAGGTCCGCAACACAGGCTCCATCCGCGGTGCCGAAGTCGCGCAGCTGTACGTGAAGCCGCTGCAGGCGGCCAAGGTGAACCGGCccgtcaaggagctcaagggctTCGCCAAGATTGAGCTCGACGCGGGCGCCGAGCAGGCGGTGACCATCTCGGAGCTTGAGAAGTACGCGGCCGCTtactttgacgaggagagGGACCAGTGGTGCGTCGAGGCTGGCGAGTACGAGGTTATCATCAGCGACAGCAGCGTCGTTGGTGACAAGGCGCTCAAGGGGACATTCAAGGTTGACGAGACCTACTGGTGGTCTGGAATATGA
- a CDS encoding PseudoU-synth-2 domain-containing protein — MRAAALRLGPLSSTLRRSRHLPRDSSLARRGTRPIAMVSSSPKPSSPLDELDVAAVVQGFDAQGEQGLNQSLRPTPAPNHPDSEKSQTTTSGTTNGTTNGSAQNTRRPKQKKPQKVPPTVSDPDLPLITPVGDPWPRPYHFEGDGLRRVAPYHFTYNTHCKERWRNRPLLDIYEAEFRDRPLQYYYDSMVRGTIYVNGRRVGPDYVLRNGDLISHTLHRHEPPVTEDPVQVIHEDEDMIVINKPAGVPVHPAGRYNFNSVIEIMKSERGQAFLPYLCNRLDRLTSGIMFIAKNPPAAEALGIKIKQRTVRKEYIARVMGKFPDGEVVCDQPILQISPKLGLNRVRANGKTARTVFKRLAYYPPPGGEETEGDERPKTPEEELDEKHHPWINKRGYSIVRCLPVTGRTHQLRVHLQYLGHPIQNDPIYANRRVWGFDLGQNDADGTLNTDEDVVSRLSRMGKDEVADAVAYYDAMVDKYEQRRAEKMTGELCDVCQTPLYSDPGSHELSLWLHSLRYEDAGGSWSYVSPLPRWALPPEGMSGPTTVGGMEELVEAVKDENPEIS, encoded by the coding sequence ATGAGGGCTGCTGCTCTACGCCTCGGTCCGTTGTCCTCCACTCTACGCAGATCAAGGCATCTTCCCAGGGACTCGTCTCTTGCTCGACGCGGCACGCGCCCCATCGCAATGGTCTCGTCCTCCCCCAAGCCCTCGTCGCCCTTGGACGAGCTGGATGTCGCAGCCGTCGTGCAGGGCTTTGATGCCCAGGGCGAGCAGGGTCTGAACCAGAGTCTCAGACCGACCCCGGCTCCGAACCACCCAGACTCCGAAAAGTCCCAGACAACCACCAGCGGAACCACCAACGGAACCACCAACGGCAGCGCTCAGAACACCAGACGGCCCAAGCAAAAGAAGCCGCAGAAGGTCCCGCCTACCGTCTCAGACCCCGACCTGCCCCTCATCACTCCCGTCGGAGACCCGTGGCCCCGACCATACCATTTCGAAGGTGATGGTCTGCGCCGTGTTGCCCCATACCACTTCACATACAACACCCATTGTAAGGAGCGATGGCGTAACCGGCCCCTCCTCGACATCTACGAGGCCGAGTTCCGGGACCGACCCCTTCAGTACTACTACGATTCCATGGTTCGCGGCACCATCTATGTGAACGGTCGCCGTGTTGGTCCTGACTATGTTCTCCGCAACGGAGATCTCATCTCTCATACACTCCACCGTCATGAGCCACCCGTTACAGAGGATCCAGTCCAGGTTATccatgaggacgaggacatgATTGTCATCAACAAGCCGGCTGGCGTGCCTGTTCACCCAGCTGGCCGGTACAACTTCAACTCGGTCATTGAGATTATGAAGTCTGAACGTGGGCAGGCGTTTCTGCCCTATCTCTGCAATCGCCTGGACCGTCTCACAAGTGGCATCATGTTTATCGCCAAGAATCCTCCCGCCGCTGAGGCGCTcggcatcaagatcaagcagcGAACAGTGAGAAAGGAGTACATTGCACGTGTTATGGGCAAGTTTCCAGACGGCGAGGTTGTCTGTGACCAGCCCATTCTGCAGATCTCACCAAAGTTGGGTCTTAACCGGGTCCGCGCAAATGGAAAGACTGCCCGAACAGTGTTTAAACGCCTAGCCTATTATCCCCCTCCCGGCGGAGAAGAGACAGAGGGAGATGAGCGACCCAAGACACCAGAAGAGGAACTGGACGAGAAGCATCACCCTTGGATCAACAAGAGGGGTTATTCTATCGTCCGATGTCTCCCAGTTACGGGTCGGACGCACCAGCTTCGCGTACACCTTCAATACTTGGGACACCCTATCCAGAACGATCCCATCTACGCCAATAGGCGAGTCTGGGGCTTCGATCTAGGACAGAACGACGCGGATGGGACACTCAACACTGACGAAGACGTCGTGAGTCGCTTGTCCCGTATGGGCAAGGACGAGGTTGCAGATGCAGTAGCCTACTACGATGCCATGGTGGACAAGTATGAGCAGCGGCGGGCTGAGAAGATGACGGGCGAGCTCTGCGACGTATGCCAAACGCCTCTGTACTCAGACCCTGGCAGCCACGAATTATCGTTGTGGCTCCACAGTCTTCGATATGAAGATGCGGGCGGAAGCTGGTCGTATGTCAGCCCGCTGCCTCGGTGGGCGCTCCCACCAGAGGGCATGAGTGGGCCAACGACAGTTGGCGGGATGGAGGAGCTGGTGGAGGCGGTAAAGGACGAGAATCCCGAGATATCATGA